A portion of the Haliaeetus albicilla chromosome 5, bHalAlb1.1, whole genome shotgun sequence genome contains these proteins:
- the LOC104310935 gene encoding alpha-1-antiproteinase isoform X1 codes for MKYLLCLCLLLAVLCAITHCRHEDICHEVSNTNLRDGAENLLTHNCSKQGSNYADFVFRFYKQAISKEADKNVFFSPVSISTAFAMLAIGAKSTTLSQIFEGLGFDDLTEIHMHDIHESFHKVLAVLNCTDVNITLNIGNALFTAIGYKPQETFLENTRQFYDAEFFSSNFNKPEEAKKQINKYVEDKTKGKIPELIGHLDASTVLVLVNYVYFKAAWEKPFDPLHTYEDDFFVNTNVSVRVNMMQRDSNYDSYYDQDLSCEVVELPYQGTARALLILPDDGKMKQVEDALSKEMVCKWHNRLVTRRLDLRLPKISISGSYDVKNLFQEMGITEVFSSNADLSGISGSHNLWVSQAIHKALLEVDEAGTEAAGATAIIVTRVLHPSVTIKFNRPFLILISDKETSTTLFMGKIVNPTKK; via the exons ATGAAGTATCTCCTGTGCCTGTGTTTACtccttgctgttctttgtgcCATAACCCATTGCCGCCATGAAGACATTTGCCATGAAGTCAGTAATACTAATCTGCGTGATGGAGCAGAAAATTTATTAACACATAACTGTAGCAAGCAAGGTTCTAACTATGCAGATTTTGTATTTAGATTTTACAAGCAAGCTATATCAAAAGAAgctgataaaaatgttttcttttctcctgtgagCATCTCCACTGCCTTTGCCATGCTGGCTATTGGTGCTAAGTCAACCACCCTGTCTCAGATTTTTGAAGGACTGGGCTTTGACGATCTGACTGAGATTCACATGCATGATATACACGAAAGTTTTCATAAAGTTTTAGCAGTACTGAACTGTACTGATGTTAACATCACATTAAATATAGGGAATGCCCTTTTTACAGCTATTGGGTATAAACCACAGGagacatttttagaaaataccaGACAATTTTAtgatgcagaatttttttctagcaaTTTCAATAAACCAGAAGAAGCTAAGAAGCAAATCAATAAATATGTAGAGGACAAAACCAAGGGGAAAATTCCTGAATTAATTGGACATCTTGATGCAAGTACTGTATTGGTTCTTGTTAACTACGTTTATTTTAAAG CTGCCTGGGAAAAGCCTTTTGATCCTTTGCATACATATGAGGATGATTTTTTTGTGAACACAAATGTATCTGTTAGAGTCAACATGATGCAGCGTGACAGTAACTATGACAGTTACTACGACCAGGATCTCTCTTGCGAGGTGGTAGAGCTGCCTTACCAGGGCACTGCACGAGCATTGCTCATTCTGCCTGATGATGGAAAGATGAAGCAAGTGGAAGATGCTCTCTCCAAGGAAATGGTTTGTAAATGGCATAACAGACTTGTGACCAG GAGATTAGACCTGCGGTTACCAAAGATTTCTATTAGTGGATCTTATGATGTTAAAAACCTGTTCCAGGAAATGGGCATTACTGAAGTATTCTCTAGTAATGCTGATCTGTCTGGAATTAGTGGCAGCCATAATCTTTGGGTTTCACAA GCAATTCACAAGGCCCTGCTGGAAGTTGATGAGGCTGGAACTGAGGCTGCAGGAGCCACCGCCATAATTGTTACCAGAGTTCTGCATCCTTCTGTTACCATCAAATTCAACAGGCCCTTCCTTATCTTGATTTCTGACAAAGAAACCAGCACCACACTTTTCATGGGGAAAATTGTCAATCCTACTAAGAAGTAA
- the LOC104310935 gene encoding alpha-1-antiproteinase 2 isoform X2 yields MKTFAMNNFNKPEEAKKQINKYVEDKTKGKIPELIGHLDASTVLVLVNYVYFKAAWEKPFDPLHTYEDDFFVNTNVSVRVNMMQRDSNYDSYYDQDLSCEVVELPYQGTARALLILPDDGKMKQVEDALSKEMVCKWHNRLVTRRLDLRLPKISISGSYDVKNLFQEMGITEVFSSNADLSGISGSHNLWVSQAIHKALLEVDEAGTEAAGATAIIVTRVLHPSVTIKFNRPFLILISDKETSTTLFMGKIVNPTKK; encoded by the exons ATGAAGACATTTGCCATGAA caaTTTCAATAAACCAGAAGAAGCTAAGAAGCAAATCAATAAATATGTAGAGGACAAAACCAAGGGGAAAATTCCTGAATTAATTGGACATCTTGATGCAAGTACTGTATTGGTTCTTGTTAACTACGTTTATTTTAAAG CTGCCTGGGAAAAGCCTTTTGATCCTTTGCATACATATGAGGATGATTTTTTTGTGAACACAAATGTATCTGTTAGAGTCAACATGATGCAGCGTGACAGTAACTATGACAGTTACTACGACCAGGATCTCTCTTGCGAGGTGGTAGAGCTGCCTTACCAGGGCACTGCACGAGCATTGCTCATTCTGCCTGATGATGGAAAGATGAAGCAAGTGGAAGATGCTCTCTCCAAGGAAATGGTTTGTAAATGGCATAACAGACTTGTGACCAG GAGATTAGACCTGCGGTTACCAAAGATTTCTATTAGTGGATCTTATGATGTTAAAAACCTGTTCCAGGAAATGGGCATTACTGAAGTATTCTCTAGTAATGCTGATCTGTCTGGAATTAGTGGCAGCCATAATCTTTGGGTTTCACAA GCAATTCACAAGGCCCTGCTGGAAGTTGATGAGGCTGGAACTGAGGCTGCAGGAGCCACCGCCATAATTGTTACCAGAGTTCTGCATCCTTCTGTTACCATCAAATTCAACAGGCCCTTCCTTATCTTGATTTCTGACAAAGAAACCAGCACCACACTTTTCATGGGGAAAATTGTCAATCCTACTAAGAAGTAA